From Diceros bicornis minor isolate mBicDic1 chromosome 17, mDicBic1.mat.cur, whole genome shotgun sequence, the proteins below share one genomic window:
- the LOC131416557 gene encoding olfactory receptor 10C1-like, with protein MSGNQSLCTTFTFVAFSSLAELQPVLFIVFLIIYLFTMGGNLIIICLIWVTPSLHTPMYFFLVNLSFLEMCYITSVVPQMLVHLLVETKSISVGGCAAQMYVFSILGLTECCLLAAMAYDRFVAICYPLHYTLLMGPRVCLKLAAASWTTGVVVESAQITWIFTLPFCGAGKIQHFFCDIMPVVKLACVDTSHNEIMFFAVSMLFIMSPCFLILCSYTRILVTILGIPSAAGRRRAFSTCSSHILVVSLFYGTALFTYLQHKTTHTPETDKATALMYTVVTPALNPVIYALRNKEVKEAFQRVTQRNPLRQTT; from the coding sequence ATGAGTGGAAACCAGTCCCTCTGCACCACATTCACATTtgtggctttttcctctctgGCAGAGTTACAACCTGTGCTCTTCATTGTGTTCTTAATCATCTACTTGTTTACTATGGGAGGAAACCTCATCATCATTTGCCTGATCTGGGtcaccccttccctgcacacccccatgtatttcttcctggTTAACCTCTCCTTCCTGGAGATGTGCTATATCACCAGTGTGGTGCCTCAGATGCTGGTGCACCTGTTGGTGGAGACCAAGAGCATAAGCGTGGGAGGTTGTGCAGCTCAGATGTATGTATTTAGCATCTTGGGGCTGACAGAATGCTGCCTGCTAGCAGCCATGGCTTATGACCGCTTTGTAGCTATTTGTTACCCGCTGCATTACACTCTCCTGATGGGCCCCCGTGTGTGTTTGAAATTGGCTGCAGCATCTTGGACCACCGGGGTGGTGGTGGAGTCAGCCCAGATCACCTGGATCTTCACTCTGCCCTTCTGTGGAGCAGGAAAGATTCAGCACTTTTTTTGTGACATCATGCCCGTAGTGAAATTGGCTTGTGTTGATACCTCCCACAACGAAATCATGTTCTTTGCTGTCTCCATGCTCTTCATTATGAGTCCCTGTTTCCTCATTCTGTGCTCCTACACGCGCATCCTTGTAACCATCTTGGGAATCCCTTCAGCAGCTGGCAGACGCAGAGCCTTCTCCACTTGTTCTTCTCATATCCTGGTTGTTTCTCTGTTCTATGGCACTGCCTTATTCACTTATCTCCAACATAAGACCACACACACTCCAGAAACAGACAAAGCAACTGCTCTCATGTACACAGTGGTCACACCTGCTCTGAATCCTGTTATCTATGCCTTGAGGAACAAAGAAGTAAAGGAAGCCTTTCAAAGAGTAACACAAAGGAACCCTCTGAGACAAACGACCTAA
- the LOC131415698 gene encoding olfactory receptor 6C74-like: protein MGNHTRVTLFILAGLTDHPQLKVVLFLFLLLIYLLSITGNLIIITLTLVDTHLKTPMYFFLRNFSFLEISYTTTCIPKFLATMATGDKTISYNSCVAQVFFAFLLGASEFYLLACMSYDRYVAICKPLHYTIIMNSKICTQLVLSCWLAGFFTIFVPLLLGLELDFCASNIVDHFYCDTTPLMQISCSDTQLIETMGFISASVTLLVTLVMVIISYTYIALTILRIPATSQRRKAFSTCSSHLIVISLSYGSCIFMYVKPSVKQRIPFSKGIAVLNTSIAPLLNPFIYTLRNQQVKKAFMTMIQRIASFLNK from the coding sequence ATGGGAAACCATACAAGAGTAACACTGTTTATCCTAGCAGGTTTGACTGATCATCCACAGTTGAAAGTTGTGTTATTTCTCTTCCTGCTTCTCATCTACTTGCTAAGCATCACTGGCAATCTGATCATTATCACACTCACCCTAGTGGACACTCACCTTAAGACCCCCATGTATTTTTTCCTGAGGAATTTTTCGTTCTTAGAAATTTCCTACACTACTACATGCATCCCTAAATTTCTGGCTACTATGGCAACTGGGGACAAAACTATTTCTTATAACAGTTGTGTTGCTCAAGTGTTTTTTGCTTTCCTTCTTGGAGCATCTGAATTTTACCTGCTGGCATGTATGTCCTATGACCGCTATGTTGCCATCTGTAAGCCCCTACATTACACAATCATCATGAACAGTAAAATCTGCACACAGCTCGTCCTCAGTTGTTGGCTTGCTGGGTTCTTTACCATCTTTGTACCTCTCCTGTTAGGCCTAGAGCTGGACTTCTGTGCCTCCAACATTGTTGATCATTTCTACTGTGACACGACTCCCCTCATGCAGATCTCCTGCTCAGACACACAGCTCATAGAGACAATGGGATTTATTTCTGCTTCAGTGACACTCCTGGTCACGCTGGTAATGGTGATAATATCATATACCTACATTGCCTTGACCATTCTAAGAATTCCTGCAACTAGTCAGAGGAGAAAGGCCTTTTCAACATGTTCTTCTCACCTGATTGTGATATCCCTTTCTTATGGCAGCTGTATCTTCATGTATGTTAAACCATCAGTTAAACAAAGAATACCTTTCTCCAAGGGAATTGCAGTGCTCAATACCTCCATTGCCCCACTTTTGAATCCTTTCATCTACACTTTACGGAACCAACAAGTGAAAAAAGCCTTCATGACTATGATACAGAGGATTGCTTCTTTCTTAAACAAATGA